One stretch of Zingiber officinale cultivar Zhangliang chromosome 6B, Zo_v1.1, whole genome shotgun sequence DNA includes these proteins:
- the LOC121992146 gene encoding uncharacterized protein LOC121992146, translating into MGSGSSKDASAEASSSVGSWKSRLKGLRVVNSSSSCFGLASILSDGRQKIEVKARSKGSYCEDEAESKTVEGNDHGSEKVGLPRYDGLPLSRASSGEQFREENEGTSRINFNINSSSVMNYRGDRLSNTSGRSHSRFTFIPDGISYRLNRAVSLGSPGTHSLFSTGVSVPSSDLGQNDNANHDHVDSIQNCSTMETSSSLDVAQLNEGTETTIDRCSSGSFVESRNARHSQRRLGTQETIEGSVRFSRTRSVGRLRDRVLRRTALSDGLFDSSSLDDRTVWPSGQPIRRRALGGVRRASSPRRTNDLLPDSSSSVSYQESRSMNSNDENVADAQQPRVGNHDVFEHRSAFLERRRRIRSQVRALQRLGSRFESLSGHDRSCILSGQHRTGRCACRTSNQNANPDDDTSARASISRIVVLAEALFEVLDEIHQQSVVLSSRPSFSSIGSVPAPKEVVECIPVKIFSKTSKCQNEEAAQCYICLVEYEEGDCMRLLPCNHEFHRTCIDKWLKENHRVCPLCRRDVCTSNASNKQKPS; encoded by the exons ATGGGATCCGGGAGCAGCAAGGATGCTTCAGCAGAGGCCTCTTCGTCCGTCGGGAGCTGGAAGTCGAGATTGAAGGGGCTTCGGGTCGTCAACTCTTCCTCTTCCTGCTTTGGTCTAGCCTCCATCCTGTCGGATGGCCGTCAG AAGATAGAAGTAAAAGCAAGATCCAAAGGCTCCTATTGTGAGGATGAAGCAGAGAGTAAAACAGTTGAAGGAAATGACCATGGTTCTGAAAAAGTTGGGCTGCCTCGTTATGATGGCTTGCCCTTGTCACGTGCTTCTAGTGGTGAACAGTTTAGAGAAGAAAACGAGGGTACATCACGGATTAATTTTAATATCAATAGTAGTTCTGTTATGAACTATAGAGGTGATCGATTGTCAAATACATCAGGAAGATCACATTCTCGTTTTACTTTTATACCTGATGGGATTAGCTATCGGCTCAACAGAGCAGTCAGTTTAGGGTCACCGGGAACCCATTCTCTTTTCTCCACTGGTGTGTCTGTTCCAAGTAGTGATCTTGGACAAAATGATAATGCAAATCACGATCATGTTGATAGTATACAAAATTGTAGCACAATGGAAACTAGCTCTTCCCTAGATGTGGCTCAGCTTAATGAAGGAACAGAGACTACAATCGACAGGTGTTCTAGTGGTAGCTTTGTGGAATCAAGAAATGCAAGGCATTCTCAAAGAAGACTGGGAACACAAGAAACTATAGAAGGTAGTGTACGATTTAGTAGAACACGTAGTGTAGGAAGGCTCCGAGATAGAGTTCTCAGAAGGACTGCTCTTTCTGATGGTTTGTTTGATTCTTCTTCCCTGGACGATAGGACTGTGTGGCCCAGTGGGCAGCCTATTAGAAGACGAGCACTGGGTGGTGTTAGAAGAGCTTCCTCTCCTAGAAGGACTAATGATTTGTTGCCTGATTCCTCAAGTAGTGTGTCTTATCAGGAATCTAGATCTATGAATAGCAATGATGAGAATGTTGCAGATGCTCAACAGCCGAGAGTTGGGAATCAtgatgtttttgagcacagatcagctttccttgaaaggagaagaaggataaGGTCTCAG GTTCGTGCTCTTCAGAGACTTGGTAGCCGATTCGAAAGTTTATCAGGTCATGATAGATCATGTATACTATCTGGCCAGCATAGAACAGGCCGCTGTGCATGCAGAACAAGTAACCAAAATGCAAATCCTGATGATGACACAAGTGCAAGGGCAAGCATATCAAGAATCGTCGTGCTAGCTGAGGCACTGTTTGAG GTTTTGGATGAAATACACCAGCAGTCTGTTGTACTATCCTCTCGACCATCTTTTTCATCCATTGGGTCTGTTCCTGCACCAAAAGAGGTTGTAGAGTGTATTCCAGTAAAAATATTTAGCAAGACATCGAAATGTCAAAATGAGGAGGCTGCACA ATGCTATATTTGCCTTGTGGAGTATGAAGAAGGAGATTGCATGCGGTTGTTGCCTTGCAATCATGAATTTCATCGAACATGCATTGATAAATGGCTGAAAGAAAATCATAG GGTGTGCCCTCTATGTCGCCGGGATGTTTGCACATCAAATGCATCAAATAAACAAAAGCCCAGCTAG